In the Flavobacterium sp. J372 genome, one interval contains:
- a CDS encoding acyl carrier protein, with protein sequence MEKTELLNKLKTIIKPYSNDEAAFNAMTEDSDFITDLKVNSANLVDIILDIEEAFDITIDNTEMERMMDVRTAVEIIEVKIA encoded by the coding sequence ATGGAAAAGACAGAACTTTTAAACAAGCTTAAAACCATAATAAAACCGTATAGCAATGATGAAGCGGCTTTTAACGCCATGACCGAAGACAGCGATTTCATTACTGATCTGAAGGTGAATTCGGCCAACCTGGTTGACATCATACTCGATATTGAGGAAGCGTTTGATATCACTATAGACAATACAGAAATGGAACGGATGATGGATGTGCGCACCGCTGTGGAAATCATAGAAGTTAAAATCGCCTGA
- a CDS encoding beta-ketoacyl synthase: protein MSNRVVITGMGVAAPNGVGLAAFEHAIKNGISGIRHDKRLEELNFSCQIAGEPVITDEIKSKYFSELELRGFNSSGIMYGVIAGMEAWEDAGLAIPDKDAPDWESGVVFGSCTSGIDKFREGIYKIDDLQVKRLGSTLAIQVMNSGISAYLGGKLGLGNQITTNASACITGTESILMAYDRIKAGYATRMLAGSTGDSGPYIWGGFDAIRVCTYKHNDSPEQGSRPMSASASGFVPGSGAGAMVLESLESALERGAKIYGEILGGSINSGGQRGTGSMTAPNNDGVQRCFTSAFKNAGIEPNKIDAINGHLTATAKDSTEIANWVEVLGRRGTDFPYINSLKSLTGHCLSGAGSIESVATVLQLKGGYIFPNINCEDLHPEIEAMIDKSRITKTLQMSDINIIAKANLGFGDINACIIFKKIQ from the coding sequence ATGAGTAACCGCGTAGTGATAACAGGTATGGGAGTGGCGGCGCCGAACGGTGTGGGCCTTGCTGCGTTTGAACATGCCATAAAAAACGGCATATCAGGCATACGGCATGACAAGCGGCTTGAAGAGCTAAACTTTTCGTGCCAGATTGCGGGCGAGCCTGTTATTACCGACGAAATCAAATCAAAATATTTTTCTGAATTAGAACTGCGCGGATTTAACAGCAGCGGTATTATGTATGGCGTTATAGCCGGCATGGAAGCCTGGGAAGATGCCGGATTAGCTATTCCCGATAAAGATGCACCCGACTGGGAAAGCGGTGTTGTGTTCGGGTCATGCACATCAGGTATCGATAAATTTCGTGAAGGCATTTATAAAATTGACGACCTGCAGGTGAAACGGCTGGGGAGCACGCTTGCTATTCAGGTCATGAATAGCGGGATTAGCGCCTACCTGGGCGGGAAACTCGGCCTCGGCAACCAGATTACTACCAATGCATCTGCATGCATTACTGGGACAGAGAGCATCCTTATGGCATATGACCGTATAAAAGCAGGGTATGCAACCCGAATGCTCGCAGGAAGCACAGGCGACAGCGGCCCTTACATTTGGGGCGGGTTTGATGCCATACGGGTGTGTACCTACAAGCATAATGATTCGCCGGAGCAGGGCAGCAGACCAATGAGTGCAAGCGCATCCGGGTTTGTGCCGGGCAGCGGGGCCGGGGCAATGGTGCTGGAAAGCCTTGAGAGCGCCTTAGAACGCGGCGCGAAGATATATGGCGAAATACTTGGCGGGAGCATAAACAGCGGCGGACAGCGAGGCACAGGCAGTATGACAGCGCCTAATAACGACGGTGTTCAGCGTTGTTTCACTTCAGCTTTTAAAAATGCCGGCATTGAGCCAAATAAGATTGATGCTATAAACGGGCATCTCACCGCAACGGCAAAAGACAGTACAGAGATTGCCAACTGGGTTGAAGTTTTGGGTAGAAGAGGGACGGACTTTCCTTATATTAATTCACTTAAATCACTGACCGGCCACTGCCTTAGCGGGGCGGGGAGTATAGAATCTGTGGCAACAGTATTGCAGCTTAAGGGCGGGTACATATTCCCGAACATCAATTGCGAAGACCTTCATCCGGAGATTGAAGCTATGATTGATAAGTCTCGGATAACTAAAACATTACAAATGTCAGATATAAATATTATCGCTAAGGCCAATCTGGGCTTTGGCGATATCAATGCCTGCATCATTTTTAAAAAAATTCAATAA
- a CDS encoding 3-hydroxyacyl-ACP dehydratase FabZ family protein: MEASAIIAKLPYSKPFLFVDELLHVDENGAEGTFTFDESLDFYKGHFKDNPITPGVILTEAMAQIGVVCLGIYLLNDNLNSDIAIALTSAETEFLKPVYPNEKVRVKSEKIYYRFGKLKCKVIMYNETNEEICRGKIAGMIISKNE; encoded by the coding sequence ATGGAAGCATCAGCAATAATAGCGAAATTACCATATAGCAAACCGTTTTTGTTTGTGGATGAGCTGCTTCATGTAGATGAGAATGGAGCAGAGGGAACGTTTACTTTTGATGAAAGCCTTGACTTTTATAAAGGCCATTTTAAAGATAATCCTATAACGCCCGGCGTGATACTGACAGAGGCTATGGCACAGATTGGTGTAGTTTGCTTAGGGATATATTTGTTGAATGACAACTTAAATTCAGATATCGCAATTGCCTTAACTTCAGCTGAAACAGAGTTTTTAAAACCTGTTTACCCAAATGAAAAAGTCAGGGTAAAATCAGAGAAAATATATTACCGCTTTGGCAAACTGAAGTGTAAGGTTATAATGTATAATGAGACCAACGAAGAAATTTGCCGCGGCAAAATTGCCGGGATGATAATAAGCAAAAATGAGTAA
- a CDS encoding 4'-phosphopantetheinyl transferase superfamily protein yields MIGNDVVDIEAARRESNIWRKGWQEKLFTGYERTFILASGNPEFAVWLLWSMKEAAYKAWNRHTGIRIFAPRKLECTVDTFTNLSASGKVRFEDYMFNTQSTLSQSFIHTVAAQSLKMLDHIVYLPEDNVVKDSNAMPYFKEDEARRPASKSHHGRYSIAVGLIDI; encoded by the coding sequence ATGATTGGCAATGATGTGGTGGATATAGAGGCCGCACGGCGCGAGAGCAATATATGGCGCAAAGGTTGGCAGGAAAAGCTTTTTACGGGGTATGAACGCACATTTATTTTAGCGTCAGGTAATCCGGAATTTGCGGTGTGGCTGTTATGGAGCATGAAAGAGGCTGCCTACAAAGCATGGAACAGGCATACAGGAATTCGAATATTTGCCCCGCGCAAGCTGGAATGTACTGTGGATACTTTTACAAACCTAAGCGCTTCCGGTAAGGTCAGGTTTGAAGATTATATGTTCAATACCCAATCTACATTGTCTCAAAGCTTCATTCATACCGTTGCAGCACAAAGTTTGAAAATGCTTGATCATATAGTTTATCTTCCTGAAGATAATGTTGTGAAAGACAGTAATGCAATGCCTTACTTTAAGGAAGATGAAGCCAGGCGTCCTGCATCAAAGAGCCATCATGGCCGGTATAGCATTGCAGTAGGCTTAATCGATATTTAA